The proteins below come from a single Mucilaginibacter mali genomic window:
- a CDS encoding endo-1,4-beta-xylanase — protein MSTVTQTLEIYLIKLRPYGLIAGLLLVSLCCIQWINKNKLPVPAHKIAQEKGLKDYYKKYFPIGVAVNMRAIQGPEADLIEKEFNSVTPENDMKMGSIHPEENRYNWTNADAIVDFATKHNIRIRGHNLLWHTQAPGWMFKDSVGNPVSKAVLLARLKAHITTVVNRYKGKIYAWDVVNEAIDDTPANYLRNTRWYKICGDEFIAKAFEYAHAADPKAELFYNDYNSEDESKREKIYRLLKSLKDAGVPITGVGMQGHWKLSDPSPEMIRKAIERYASLGLKIQITELDITVRERNAQRSANTPLPVDSGLTPTLAQRQADRYREIFEIFRQYKKVITGVTFWNVSDRYSWLDMRGGGLAGGAAASEATTRMVRKAYPLLFDENLQRKKAYWSVVDF, from the coding sequence ATGTCAACTGTTACCCAAACGCTTGAAATCTATCTTATAAAGCTGAGGCCCTATGGCCTGATCGCCGGATTGCTGCTTGTGTCGCTATGCTGTATTCAATGGATAAATAAAAACAAATTGCCGGTGCCTGCTCATAAAATTGCGCAGGAAAAAGGCTTGAAGGATTATTACAAAAAATACTTCCCCATTGGCGTAGCTGTAAATATGAGGGCCATACAAGGGCCGGAAGCCGATCTGATTGAAAAGGAGTTTAACAGCGTTACCCCCGAGAATGACATGAAGATGGGGTCGATCCATCCCGAAGAGAACAGGTATAACTGGACGAATGCTGATGCCATTGTTGATTTTGCCACCAAACACAACATCAGGATACGCGGGCATAACCTTTTGTGGCATACACAGGCCCCGGGCTGGATGTTTAAGGATAGTGTAGGCAACCCTGTTAGTAAAGCTGTTCTGCTGGCCCGGTTAAAGGCGCATATCACTACTGTCGTTAATCGTTATAAAGGCAAAATATATGCATGGGATGTGGTAAACGAAGCTATTGATGACACCCCGGCCAATTACCTGCGCAACACCCGATGGTATAAAATATGCGGCGATGAATTTATCGCCAAAGCTTTTGAATATGCCCACGCCGCCGATCCTAAAGCCGAATTGTTTTATAACGATTACAACAGCGAAGATGAATCCAAGCGCGAAAAGATCTACCGGCTATTGAAAAGTCTTAAAGACGCGGGCGTACCGATTACCGGTGTTGGCATGCAGGGCCACTGGAAATTAAGCGACCCATCGCCGGAGATGATCAGGAAGGCGATAGAGCGTTATGCTTCCCTGGGATTAAAGATCCAGATCACCGAATTGGATATCACCGTAAGGGAGCGTAACGCACAGCGTAGCGCAAATACCCCCCTGCCGGTAGATTCAGGCCTAACGCCAACACTGGCGCAAAGGCAAGCCGACCGGTATAGGGAGATATTCGAGATCTTCAGGCAGTATAAAAAGGTGATCACCGGCGTAACCTTTTGGAATGTATCCGATAGATACAGCTGGCTGGATATGCGCGGCGGCGGCCTGGCCGGCGGCGCGGCGGCAAGTGAAGCCACAACACGGATGGTGCGAAAGGCTTATCCCTTGTTGTTTGATGAAAACCTGCAGCGTAAGAAAGCGTATTGGTCGGTGGTTGATTTTTGA
- a CDS encoding alpha-glucuronidase family glycosyl hydrolase, translating to MMSIKLNNYRLKGILLLFILTGISAAHAEDGYRLWLRYDAISNKSLAQSYRSAISQLVFPARNPVLDAAKKELRSGLKGLLQHQPAEVKTATGNALVIGMPQNNSLVAGAQFKTVLNGLGTDGYFIRSVATGGKNCLVIGANTDKGVLYGVFNLLRLLQTNKPIDHLNTADQPSVTYRILDHWDNLNRTVERGYAGFSIWNWHKLPEFIDPRYLDYARANASIGINGTVLNNVNANALSLTNQYLVKAAAIANALRPYGIRVYLSARFSAPIEIGGLKTADPLDPTVKKWWADKADEIYRLIPDFGGFLVKANSEGQPGPQSYGRNHADGANMLADAVAPHHGIVMWRAFVYDNNVPDDRAKQAYNEFKPLDGQFRSNVIIQVKNGAIDFQPREPFHPLFGAMPKTALMLELQITQEYLGFSTHLVYEAPLVKECLDADTYSAGKGSTVVKVLTGKMNPDLITGIAGVANIGTDMNWCGHPFAQANWYAFGRLAWNPAQTSTAIADDWLRMTFSNSQTFVADVKKFMLQSRENTVNYMTPLGLHHIMAATGHYGPGPWDNNLSRADWNPIYYHKADANGIGFDRTTQGSNAVGQYAPQVRDAFNNLAACPDIYLLWFHHLPWNYKMRSGETLWNELVDHYYRGVDSVRAMQQIWNRMGTYVDSERFTEVQQLMNIQLNEATRWRDACVQYFQTFSNMPIPAKYPRPLHPLQYYKDQRFNFVPGTGGSN from the coding sequence ATGATGAGCATTAAGCTAAATAATTACCGGCTGAAAGGCATACTGTTACTATTCATATTAACAGGCATTTCCGCCGCGCATGCCGAAGACGGGTACCGCCTTTGGCTAAGGTATGATGCCATTAGCAATAAAAGCCTCGCTCAAAGTTACCGCTCAGCGATTTCGCAACTGGTTTTCCCGGCGCGCAACCCCGTGTTGGATGCAGCCAAAAAAGAATTGCGTTCAGGCTTAAAAGGCTTATTGCAACATCAACCGGCAGAGGTAAAAACAGCAACGGGTAATGCACTCGTCATCGGTATGCCGCAAAACAATAGCTTAGTTGCCGGCGCGCAATTTAAAACCGTTTTAAACGGATTGGGTACCGATGGCTATTTTATCAGATCGGTAGCAACTGGCGGCAAAAACTGCCTGGTTATCGGTGCCAATACTGATAAGGGCGTGTTGTATGGTGTTTTCAACCTCCTGCGGCTTTTGCAAACCAATAAGCCTATAGATCACCTCAACACGGCCGATCAGCCATCGGTTACTTATCGCATATTGGATCATTGGGATAATTTAAACCGCACTGTGGAGCGCGGCTACGCCGGCTTCTCCATCTGGAACTGGCATAAACTGCCAGAGTTTATCGACCCACGGTATCTCGACTATGCCCGGGCTAATGCCTCTATCGGTATTAACGGTACGGTGCTGAATAACGTAAACGCCAACGCGCTGTCGTTAACCAACCAATACCTGGTAAAAGCTGCTGCTATCGCCAATGCATTACGCCCCTATGGCATAAGGGTGTACCTTTCGGCAAGATTTAGTGCACCAATAGAAATAGGTGGCTTAAAAACAGCCGATCCCTTAGACCCCACAGTTAAAAAATGGTGGGCCGATAAGGCCGATGAGATCTATCGGTTGATCCCCGATTTTGGTGGATTTTTGGTAAAAGCTAATTCTGAGGGGCAGCCCGGGCCGCAAAGCTATGGCCGCAACCATGCCGATGGCGCCAACATGCTGGCCGATGCCGTAGCGCCCCACCATGGCATTGTAATGTGGCGCGCCTTTGTGTACGACAATAATGTGCCCGACGACCGCGCCAAACAAGCCTATAACGAGTTTAAACCACTCGACGGGCAATTCAGGAGTAACGTAATTATACAGGTTAAAAATGGCGCTATCGATTTTCAGCCACGCGAGCCGTTCCACCCGCTGTTTGGCGCCATGCCTAAAACCGCGCTAATGCTGGAGTTACAGATCACGCAGGAGTACCTGGGCTTCTCCACCCATTTGGTTTACGAGGCGCCGCTGGTAAAGGAATGCCTCGACGCGGATACTTATTCAGCCGGTAAAGGGTCGACCGTAGTCAAGGTGCTGACCGGAAAAATGAACCCTGATTTGATAACCGGAATAGCCGGGGTGGCCAATATTGGCACCGATATGAACTGGTGCGGGCACCCCTTTGCGCAGGCTAACTGGTATGCCTTTGGTCGCCTGGCCTGGAACCCGGCACAAACTTCAACCGCCATTGCCGACGATTGGCTGCGGATGACCTTTAGCAACAGCCAAACATTTGTGGCCGATGTAAAGAAGTTCATGCTGCAATCGCGCGAGAACACGGTGAATTATATGACACCGCTGGGGTTGCACCACATTATGGCGGCAACCGGTCATTACGGTCCGGGCCCCTGGGACAATAACCTAAGCCGCGCCGACTGGAACCCGATTTATTATCACAAGGCCGATGCGAACGGTATCGGTTTCGACCGTACTACACAAGGCAGCAATGCCGTAGGCCAGTACGCCCCACAGGTGCGCGATGCGTTTAATAACCTCGCAGCCTGCCCTGATATCTACCTGCTTTGGTTTCATCACCTACCCTGGAATTATAAAATGCGCTCGGGCGAAACGTTGTGGAACGAATTGGTGGATCATTATTACCGCGGTGTAGATTCGGTAAGGGCGATGCAACAAATATGGAACCGCATGGGTACTTATGTAGATTCGGAACGCTTTACCGAAGTGCAGCAACTGATGAATATACAGCTAAACGAAGCCACCCGCTGGCGGGATGCCTGTGTGCAATACTTTCAAACCTTTTCTAATATGCCCATACCCGCTAAGTATCCAAGGCCGCTGCATCCCCTGCAATATTATAAAGATCAGCGGTTCAACTTTGTACCGGGCACAGGCGGCAGCAATTAA
- a CDS encoding RNA polymerase sigma factor, producing MAAPHPDQRYVTALLNNDAALIDEVYKSCARQVRSYICFNNGTEDDAADIFQEALIDIYHQAKNKGLQLSCPFNAFLFLVCKRKWLNELKKRSVIPVTNSTDDLLHASEDTFAQADEMEAQNEQNSKFMAAFEKLGDRCKEIIQWSMQGEAQEKVAEAMGVTYGYLRKKKSECMASLIKLVQQ from the coding sequence ATGGCAGCACCGCATCCGGACCAGCGTTATGTTACAGCTTTGCTTAACAATGATGCCGCTTTGATTGATGAGGTATATAAAAGCTGCGCACGGCAGGTGAGATCATACATCTGCTTTAATAATGGCACCGAAGATGATGCCGCCGATATTTTCCAGGAAGCTTTAATAGATATTTATCACCAGGCAAAAAACAAGGGCTTGCAACTTTCCTGTCCGTTTAACGCCTTTTTGTTTTTGGTATGCAAACGCAAATGGCTGAACGAATTGAAAAAAAGATCGGTTATACCGGTAACAAATAGCACCGACGATTTATTACATGCCAGCGAGGATACTTTTGCCCAGGCCGATGAAATGGAAGCGCAGAACGAGCAGAATAGCAAGTTCATGGCCGCTTTTGAAAAATTAGGCGACCGGTGTAAGGAAATTATCCAGTGGAGCATGCAGGGCGAGGCGCAGGAAAAGGTGGCTGAAGCAATGGGTGTTACCTATGGGTACCTGCGCAAAAAGAAATCAGAGTGTATGGCATCATTAATTAAACTGGTACAACAATAA
- a CDS encoding helix-turn-helix domain-containing protein, with protein MKRYLTIICISLLMPVLSYGQQARLVGKVSLDGVWARKVYISRLPRFDDMFTASRALIVSEGDIDTAGNFSVSFPADATDALYRLHFIRQGDPVSTLLIGSNDVNHVFFIARQAYQIHFTKKAGKPINQSDISGSKANAELNALLKLAANDTTGNNAFITVAAKSTSQLVGLLAISHTTRQTDRQRKDLQDILSRYDTHNAYGAAIFKDYRKENHWALYLIAEGLLIAGSLLYGLRFYKRQALLKVWRELSQREKDIAGLILSGKPNKEVAMALNIELSTVKTHVNNIYAKLKVSGRKDLDRYKDMLKK; from the coding sequence GTGAAACGATATCTAACCATTATATGCATATCGCTGCTGATGCCGGTATTAAGTTACGGTCAGCAGGCCCGCCTGGTGGGCAAGGTAAGCCTTGATGGGGTTTGGGCGCGCAAGGTTTATATTTCGCGCCTGCCCCGTTTTGATGATATGTTTACCGCGTCGAGGGCGCTGATCGTTTCGGAGGGCGATATAGATACTGCCGGGAATTTTTCTGTAAGCTTCCCGGCCGATGCCACCGATGCTTTATACCGGCTGCATTTTATCCGGCAGGGAGATCCGGTATCAACCCTGCTGATAGGCAGTAACGATGTGAACCACGTTTTTTTTATCGCGAGGCAGGCATACCAGATCCATTTTACAAAAAAAGCTGGCAAGCCAATAAATCAATCGGATATCAGCGGCAGTAAGGCTAATGCCGAACTGAACGCCTTATTAAAGCTGGCCGCTAACGACACTACCGGTAACAATGCCTTTATAACGGTAGCCGCCAAATCAACTTCGCAATTGGTGGGTTTGCTGGCTATTAGCCATACAACCCGGCAAACCGACCGGCAGCGGAAGGATCTGCAGGATATATTAAGTCGGTACGATACACACAATGCTTATGGGGCCGCTATTTTTAAAGACTACCGGAAAGAAAATCATTGGGCGCTTTATTTGATAGCAGAGGGGCTGCTTATTGCCGGGTCGCTGTTATATGGTTTGCGCTTTTACAAAAGGCAAGCCTTACTGAAGGTGTGGCGCGAACTAAGTCAGCGGGAAAAGGATATCGCCGGGCTTATTTTATCGGGCAAACCTAATAAGGAAGTAGCCATGGCATTAAACATAGAACTAAGCACTGTTAAAACGCATGTAAATAATATCTACGCCAAACTCAAGGTCTCGGGCCGTAAAGATCTTGACCGTTATAAAGATATGCTGAAAAAGTAA
- a CDS encoding anti-sigma factor: protein MENDSILQASRYADGEMEPHEQREFELLMQGDAQLRDYVEQYQQATVALQTHFSADENLDGLKQTLGNLNSQYFNPEAAIVEMRPTAKVVSFKTYARWISGVAAVLIIGLFIFNPWRKSLFEQYNTATTMSVAERGEGTQTNLEKAAVYYNKKEFTNAGNLLAKEYAADTTKSLVAYYYAITLIQNKQEAKARSILQSIYNGISAFKYDAAYYMALSYVKQKNNALAKQWLKLVPVGTANYKKASELLTKL, encoded by the coding sequence ATGGAAAACGACAGCATTCTACAGGCTTCCCGTTATGCAGATGGGGAGATGGAACCGCATGAGCAAAGGGAATTTGAACTGCTGATGCAGGGCGATGCCCAACTACGCGATTATGTGGAGCAGTATCAGCAGGCAACGGTGGCGCTGCAAACCCATTTTTCTGCTGATGAAAACCTTGATGGGCTAAAACAAACTTTAGGTAACTTAAATAGTCAATATTTTAACCCCGAAGCTGCAATAGTTGAGATGAGGCCAACTGCTAAGGTTGTTTCGTTTAAAACTTATGCCCGCTGGATATCAGGCGTGGCCGCTGTACTCATTATCGGCCTATTCATATTTAACCCATGGCGTAAAAGTTTATTCGAGCAGTATAATACAGCCACAACTATGTCGGTAGCCGAACGCGGAGAGGGTACCCAAACTAACTTAGAAAAAGCCGCGGTTTATTATAACAAAAAAGAATTTACCAACGCCGGGAACCTGCTGGCCAAAGAATATGCTGCCGATACCACAAAAAGCCTGGTCGCCTATTACTACGCTATCACCCTGATACAAAATAAGCAAGAGGCTAAGGCGAGATCCATTCTGCAATCCATATACAATGGCATTTCCGCATTTAAGTATGATGCCGCTTATTACATGGCTTTAAGTTATGTGAAGCAAAAGAATAACGCATTGGCAAAACAATGGTTAAAACTGGTGCCGGTGGGGACGGCTAACTACAAAAAAGCCAGTGAGCTTCTTACAAAACTATAG
- a CDS encoding glycoside hydrolase family 43 protein: MIKFNSSKSLLWPTAVVAMALASCSSPTAKTAATDTAAKKTTYLSEPLIKEIYTADPSAHVFNNKIYIYPSHDIDAGIAENDNGDHFAMRDYHILSMDSIGGKVTDHGVGLNIKDIPWAGRQLWAPDAAYKNGTYYLYFPVKDKKDIFHIGVATAKDPAGPFKAEAQPITGSYSIDPAVFTDTDGTSYMYFGGIWGGQLQRWINGKYANESKTDSKQPDAPAISCKVAKLTADMKQFDGPVADAVIIDSLGKPLLTKDSTRRFFEGSWMHKYNGKYYFTYSTGNTHFLCYAIGDKPTGPFTYKGVFMKPVQGWTTHHSIIEVKGKWYIFYHDTELSGKTHLRNIKVTTLTHNTDGSIQLIDPFGKASK, translated from the coding sequence ATGATCAAGTTTAACTCATCCAAAAGCCTGCTGTGGCCAACAGCTGTGGTAGCCATGGCCTTAGCTTCATGCAGTTCGCCAACGGCCAAAACGGCGGCGACAGATACCGCTGCTAAAAAAACAACCTACCTGTCTGAACCGCTCATTAAAGAGATTTACACCGCCGATCCATCGGCCCATGTGTTCAATAATAAGATCTATATCTACCCCTCGCATGATATTGATGCCGGTATTGCCGAAAACGATAACGGCGACCATTTTGCCATGCGCGATTATCATATCCTATCGATGGACAGCATTGGCGGCAAGGTGACCGACCATGGTGTGGGTTTGAATATTAAGGATATCCCATGGGCCGGCCGCCAGCTTTGGGCACCCGACGCGGCATATAAAAATGGCACGTATTACCTGTACTTCCCGGTAAAGGATAAAAAAGACATTTTCCATATCGGCGTGGCCACAGCTAAGGATCCGGCCGGCCCTTTTAAAGCCGAAGCCCAGCCTATAACCGGCAGTTACAGCATAGACCCCGCCGTCTTTACCGATACCGATGGCACAAGCTATATGTACTTCGGCGGCATTTGGGGCGGGCAACTACAACGCTGGATAAATGGCAAATACGCCAACGAATCAAAAACCGATTCGAAGCAACCCGATGCGCCGGCTATCTCCTGCAAAGTGGCCAAACTAACTGCCGATATGAAGCAATTTGACGGCCCGGTAGCCGACGCGGTTATTATAGACAGCCTGGGCAAGCCCTTGTTAACAAAGGACAGCACCCGCCGCTTCTTCGAAGGTTCGTGGATGCATAAGTATAACGGTAAGTATTACTTCACCTATTCTACCGGCAACACCCACTTTTTATGCTACGCCATCGGCGATAAACCGACCGGGCCATTTACCTACAAGGGCGTATTTATGAAGCCGGTACAAGGCTGGACCACCCACCACTCCATTATTGAAGTAAAGGGCAAATGGTATATCTTCTATCACGATACTGAGCTATCCGGCAAAACACACCTACGTAATATCAAGGTAACTACGCTAACCCACAATACCGATGGCTCCATCCAACTGATCGATCCGTTTGGTAAAGCGTCGAAGTAA
- a CDS encoding PKD domain-containing protein, with protein MKKILLFALICGASKLFAQVKPAIVPADTIPAIINHTIDGNSVKFTPQLRDLRAIAGAPAPFYTYLWEFGDGTFSFEKDPLHLYADTGKFNVRLFATNNYDDGKRPPTRPKPIVVKSGKPMMAAAPVPGFFKLGGSVALKNNCMPKPGDDMILIMGYRNKTENLKANISGTIAILYNDKEFSNNNFDLAESRVYHNESKADLRGNGPLAMNSSAKAKQQTYYASAEPGLSSAQVEEILAKEALVIKDQLANFKSSQAWHFENLKSGSENFVFLHFKTTPEMIKDTNATVRLTGVFLPDDPSVDKELFNMELQIVASHDPNKMSIKKTRMNYRLTGKNRELTYKVRFQNNGKGPAKKIDVGVSLSPVFDPATISVSKTKPEVQVGDAGYANQSHLTTVTGTDSVHFIFNNIYLPGSQQEGVHDVDSTQGFVEYKIRFKEKPAKLPIYTGAAIVFDKNEPVYTNRAAGRFKMGLSPAIIAGFGFPFKSDNSQFITQKNITLGASIAPYSPYRQFLQAEVYLTDFQSATQTRSITANKDTVIGKDRYVISNRSQTTSTKVTTLNLVPVSLRYNFNAWVGGGVGALVSVDLNNTFKNNINYALTGVNGVANTNVEALASNIRNAFSDARASLFADVVVGRVRVGPSLGIRYFYDTKSNLSRTSTYVTWKF; from the coding sequence ATGAAAAAGATCTTATTGTTCGCCCTCATTTGCGGCGCCTCAAAATTATTTGCACAGGTAAAACCGGCCATTGTGCCGGCTGATACAATTCCGGCTATCATCAACCATACCATCGATGGCAACTCCGTTAAATTCACACCGCAACTGCGCGATCTGCGGGCCATAGCAGGCGCGCCTGCTCCTTTTTACACTTACCTGTGGGAATTTGGCGATGGTACATTCAGTTTTGAGAAAGATCCGCTGCACTTATATGCCGATACGGGAAAATTCAACGTGCGCCTGTTCGCTACCAATAATTACGATGATGGCAAGCGCCCGCCCACCCGTCCAAAGCCCATCGTGGTAAAATCGGGCAAGCCAATGATGGCCGCTGCACCCGTGCCGGGATTTTTTAAACTGGGTGGTAGCGTAGCGTTGAAAAACAATTGCATGCCCAAACCTGGCGACGATATGATCCTGATCATGGGCTATCGCAACAAAACCGAAAACCTGAAGGCCAATATCAGCGGCACCATCGCCATTTTATATAACGATAAGGAGTTTAGCAACAACAACTTCGACCTGGCCGAATCGCGCGTGTATCATAACGAAAGTAAAGCCGATCTGCGCGGCAACGGACCATTGGCGATGAATAGCAGCGCGAAGGCCAAACAGCAAACCTATTACGCCTCGGCCGAGCCGGGCCTCAGCAGCGCGCAAGTGGAGGAAATATTAGCTAAAGAGGCTTTGGTGATCAAAGATCAGCTGGCCAATTTTAAAAGCAGCCAGGCCTGGCACTTCGAAAACTTGAAATCGGGCAGCGAGAACTTTGTGTTTTTGCATTTTAAAACCACGCCCGAAATGATCAAAGACACCAACGCCACTGTGCGGTTGACCGGCGTTTTCCTACCCGATGACCCATCGGTTGATAAGGAGCTATTTAATATGGAACTACAGATCGTCGCCTCGCATGATCCCAATAAAATGTCCATCAAAAAAACGCGTATGAACTATCGCCTTACCGGCAAAAACCGCGAGCTGACCTATAAGGTGCGCTTCCAGAATAACGGTAAAGGCCCCGCTAAAAAGATAGACGTAGGCGTTAGCCTCTCCCCTGTTTTCGATCCAGCCACCATCAGCGTAAGCAAAACCAAGCCCGAGGTGCAGGTGGGTGATGCCGGCTACGCCAATCAAAGTCATTTAACCACGGTAACAGGTACCGATAGTGTGCACTTCATCTTCAATAACATTTATCTGCCCGGCAGCCAGCAGGAAGGTGTGCACGATGTTGATTCTACCCAGGGTTTTGTGGAATACAAGATCCGGTTTAAGGAGAAGCCCGCCAAGCTGCCTATTTATACCGGCGCGGCCATTGTGTTTGACAAAAACGAGCCGGTGTACACCAACCGCGCGGCCGGCCGGTTTAAAATGGGCTTATCGCCGGCCATCATCGCCGGGTTCGGCTTTCCGTTTAAAAGCGATAATTCGCAATTTATCACCCAGAAGAATATTACACTTGGGGCCAGCATTGCGCCCTATTCGCCATACCGCCAGTTTTTGCAGGCCGAGGTTTACCTGACGGATTTCCAGTCAGCCACACAAACCCGCTCGATTACTGCTAATAAGGATACAGTGATTGGTAAGGACAGGTATGTGATCAGCAACCGCAGCCAAACCACGTCAACCAAGGTAACCACACTTAATTTGGTGCCGGTATCCCTGCGCTATAATTTTAACGCCTGGGTAGGCGGCGGCGTGGGGGCGTTGGTATCGGTCGATCTGAATAATACCTTTAAAAATAATATCAACTACGCGCTAACGGGCGTAAACGGTGTAGCCAATACCAATGTAGAAGCCCTGGCCAGCAATATTAGAAACGCGTTCTCCGATGCGCGGGCATCCTTGTTTGCCGATGTGGTGGTAGGCCGGGTGCGGGTGGGGCCATCGCTGGGGATAAGGTATTTTTATGATACGAAGTCCAACCTGTCGCGAACAAGCACTTATGTGACATGGAAGTTTTAA